TTATTAATGCCAACTTGAGATGTGCAGTGCTAACATCAATGAAGCTGAATCAGATTAATTTCAGCCATGCAAAATTGAGTTGGGCTGTACTAAATCAAGTTGACCTCAGCCAAGCTAATTTAACAGCAGCAGACCTTAGTGAAGCTCATTTAATTGGAGCCGACTTGACGAGAGCAGAGATAGTCAGAGCAAACCTAACTCAAACAAACTTGCAACAAGCAAATCTAAGAGGGGCGAATCTAACTAGGGCGAATTTAAGTGAGGTTAACCTGACTGATGCAGATTTAACAGGAGCGAATCTAGCGCTAGCAGACTTAAGAGGCGCAAAGTTTCACTCCTGTAATTTAAGTAGGGCTAACCTAACAGGTGCAAAGTTCATTGAATCTGACTTAGCTTTTGCTAACCGATGATATGCTGGAGGCGATCGCATTTTGCCATAGAGCAGAGAATAACACATGGCAAATGGGTACATTAACTTCATGACATTCACCAGTGATGAAGGAAAATGGAGAATTCTTACCCAAAAGCTCATGATTTGCCCAGCAAAGAGATTTATCAACGAATTTTTAACAATATTCAAAAGGTCATAAAAGGGCAATCAGCAGCAATCAGGAAATTGCTGTCAGCCTTTGCTAGTGGGGGACACGTACTGTTAGAAGATTATCCCGGAACCGGTAAAACCACCTTAGCAAAAGCCCTAGCATACTCTGTAGATGTTAGTTTCAAGCGCATTCAATTTACACCAGATCTATTGCCTTCGGATATCTTGGGGATTTCGATGCTTGACCCCAACGAACGCACCTTTCATTTCCACGAAGGCCCGATTTTCGCTCATATTGTTTTGGCTGATGAAATTAACCGGGCTTCACCGCGTACCCAATCTGCGCTACTAGAAGCGATGGCAGAGTTTCAAGTCAGTATTGATGGAAACTTGCGAAAAC
The genomic region above belongs to Calothrix sp. NIES-2098 and contains:
- a CDS encoding pentapeptide repeat protein — protein: MKNNILISLISSLNQKKQSVLLFDSIAAANEIALMLNGQWDGCNGVILDQCDEVAVNTATKLTEATWCYQGAARTVLARLTTDELLRRYAIGERNFINANLRCAVLTSMKLNQINFSHAKLSWAVLNQVDLSQANLTAADLSEAHLIGADLTRAEIVRANLTQTNLQQANLRGANLTRANLSEVNLTDADLTGANLALADLRGAKFHSCNLSRANLTGAKFIESDLAFANR